From the genome of Streptacidiphilus rugosus AM-16, one region includes:
- the typA gene encoding translational GTPase TypA, with protein MPTRNDIRNVAIVAHVDHGKTTLVDAMLKQAGAFAAHQHLDDRMMDSNDLEREKGITILAKNTAVKYHPKGGGEPITINIIDTPGHADFGGEVERGLSMVDAVVLLVDASEGPLPQTRFVLRKALSAKLPVILCINKTDRPDSRIDEVVNETYDLFLDLDADEDQIEFPIVYACARDGIASLTKPENGTVPADSDSLEPFFSTILSAVPAPTYDEGAPLQAHVTNLDADNFLGRIALLRVEQGELKKGQTVAWIKRDGSISNVRITELLMTEALTRKPADKAGPGDICAVAGIPEIMIGETLADTENPIALPLITVDEPAISMTIGTNTSPLVGKGGKGHKVTARLVKDRLDRELIGNVSLRVLPTERPDAWEVQGRGELALAILVETMRREGFELTVGKPEVVTKEINGKLHEPIERMTIDSPEEHLGAITQLMATRKGRMETMTNHGSGWIRMEWIVPSRGLIGFRTEFLTQTRGTGIAHSIFEGHEPWFGELRTRNNGSLVADRAGVVTAFAMTNLQERGVLFLEPTTEVYEGMIVGENSRSDDMDVNITKEKKLTNMRSSNADVAESIVPPRKLSLEQSLEFCRDDECIEVTPETVRIRKVVLDAQTRARTRGRVAKA; from the coding sequence ATGCCCACGCGCAATGACATCAGGAACGTCGCCATCGTCGCCCACGTCGACCACGGCAAGACCACGTTGGTCGACGCCATGCTCAAGCAGGCGGGCGCCTTCGCGGCGCACCAGCACCTGGACGACCGGATGATGGACTCCAACGACCTGGAGCGCGAGAAGGGCATCACCATTCTCGCGAAGAACACCGCGGTCAAGTACCACCCCAAGGGTGGCGGCGAGCCCATCACGATCAACATCATCGACACCCCCGGCCACGCCGACTTCGGTGGCGAGGTCGAGCGCGGCCTCTCCATGGTCGACGCCGTCGTGCTGCTCGTGGACGCCTCCGAGGGCCCGCTGCCGCAGACCCGCTTCGTGCTCCGCAAGGCTCTTTCGGCCAAGCTGCCGGTCATCCTCTGCATCAACAAGACGGACCGTCCGGACTCCCGGATCGACGAGGTCGTCAACGAGACCTACGACCTGTTCCTGGACCTGGACGCGGACGAGGACCAGATCGAGTTCCCGATCGTCTACGCCTGCGCCCGTGACGGCATCGCCTCGCTGACCAAGCCGGAGAACGGCACCGTCCCGGCCGACAGCGACAGCCTGGAGCCCTTCTTCTCAACCATCCTGTCCGCCGTCCCGGCCCCGACGTACGACGAGGGCGCCCCCCTCCAGGCGCACGTCACCAACCTGGACGCCGACAACTTCCTCGGCCGTATCGCGCTGCTCCGCGTGGAGCAGGGCGAGCTGAAGAAGGGGCAGACCGTCGCCTGGATCAAGCGCGACGGCTCCATCTCGAACGTCCGCATCACCGAGCTGCTGATGACCGAGGCGCTCACCCGCAAGCCGGCCGACAAGGCGGGCCCCGGCGACATCTGCGCCGTCGCGGGCATCCCGGAGATCATGATCGGTGAGACCCTCGCCGACACGGAGAACCCGATCGCGCTGCCGCTGATCACGGTCGACGAGCCGGCCATCTCGATGACCATCGGCACCAACACCTCGCCGCTGGTCGGCAAGGGCGGCAAGGGCCACAAGGTCACCGCGCGCCTGGTCAAGGACCGTCTGGACCGCGAGCTGATCGGTAACGTCTCGCTGCGCGTGCTGCCGACCGAGCGCCCGGACGCCTGGGAGGTGCAGGGCCGCGGTGAGCTGGCGCTGGCCATCCTCGTCGAGACCATGCGCCGGGAAGGGTTCGAGCTGACCGTCGGCAAGCCCGAGGTGGTCACCAAGGAGATCAACGGCAAGCTGCACGAGCCGATCGAGCGCATGACGATCGACTCGCCCGAGGAGCACCTGGGTGCGATCACGCAGCTGATGGCGACCCGCAAGGGCCGCATGGAGACGATGACCAACCACGGCTCCGGCTGGATCCGGATGGAGTGGATCGTCCCGTCCCGCGGTCTGATCGGCTTCCGTACCGAGTTCCTGACCCAGACCCGCGGCACCGGCATCGCGCACAGCATCTTCGAGGGCCACGAGCCGTGGTTCGGCGAGCTGCGCACCCGCAACAACGGCTCCCTGGTCGCCGACCGCGCCGGCGTGGTCACCGCCTTCGCGATGACCAACCTGCAGGAGCGCGGCGTGCTCTTCCTGGAGCCGACCACCGAGGTGTACGAGGGCATGATCGTCGGTGAGAACTCCCGCTCCGACGACATGGACGTCAACATCACCAAGGAGAAGAAGCTCACCAACATGCGGTCGTCGAACGCCGACGTCGCCGAGTCGATCGTGCCGCCGCGCAAGCTCTCGCTGGAGCAGTCGCTGGAGTTCTGCCGCGACGACGAGTGCATCGAGGTGACGCCGGAGACCGTGCGCATCCGCAAGGTCGTCCTCGACGCGCAGACCCGCGCCCGCACCCGCGGCCGCGTCGCGAAGGCCTGA